From a single Solanum dulcamara chromosome 4, daSolDulc1.2, whole genome shotgun sequence genomic region:
- the LOC129887825 gene encoding high mobility group B protein 9-like has protein sequence MGFEVLNGVLYYPHQQAQSSSSKLVAQSCKAIVPYNPPPHPHSGRRSRRRRNGDPNRPKPNRSGYNFFFAEKHSMLKSLHPHREREFTKMIGESWNNLSPEEKMVYQNNGVKDKERYQKELKEYKERMMTTSTCY, from the exons ATGGGATTTGAAGTTCTCAATGGAGTACTTTACTATCCACACCAACAAGCTCAATCATCTTCTTCCAAGTTAGTTGCACAAAGTTGCAAAGCGATTGTGCCTTACAATCCACCACCTCATCCCCACTCAGGACGGAGGAGCAGGAGGAGGAGGAACGGAGATCCTAATCGCCCAAAACCTAATAGGAGTGGATACAACTTCTTCTTTGCTGAAAAACATTCCATGCTCAAATCTCTTCATCCACATAGAGAGAGGGAATTCACAAAGATGATTGGAGAATCTTGGAACAATCTATCTCCTGAAGAAAAAATG GTTTATCAAAACAATGGGGTGAAGGACAAGGAAAGGTACCAGAAGGAATTGAAGGAGTACAAAGAAAGAATGATGACCACATCAACTTGCTACTAA